A part of Rattus norvegicus strain BN/NHsdMcwi chromosome 4, GRCr8, whole genome shotgun sequence genomic DNA contains:
- the Asprv1 gene encoding retroviral-like aspartic protease 1 — MAASGVRSKEGRREHAFVPEPFNGTNVAPSLWLNRFEVIDDLNHWDHATKLRFLKESLRGDALDVYNGLDSQAQGDYNTVKEALLKSFGGLGAAHNKPKEIVFANSMGKGYYLKGKIGHVPVRFLVDSGAQVSVVHPALWEEVTDADLDTLRPFDNVVKVANGAEMKILGVWDTEVALGKLKLEAHFLVANASAEEAIIGTDVLQDHNAVLDFEHRTCTLKGKKFRLLPVGGSLEDEFDLELIEEESSAPEASH, encoded by the coding sequence ATGGCCGCCAGTGGAGTCAGAAGCAAGGAAGGACGCAGGGAGCATGCCTTCGTCCCAGAGCCTTTCAATGGTACTAACGTAGCTCCCAGTCTTTGGCTGAACCGCTTTGAAGTCATCGATGACCTCAACCACTGGGACCATGCCACCAAACTGAGGTTCCTGAAAGAGTCCCTCAGGGGAGATGCCCTGGATGTCTACAACGGACTCGATTCTCAGGCCCAGGGCGATTACAATACTGTGAAGGAAGCCCTCCTGAAGTCCTTCGGGGGCCTTGGGGCAGCCCACAATAAGCCCAAAGAGATTGTGTTTGCCAACAGTATGGGTAAGGGCTACTACCTTAAAGGGAAGATCGGTCACGTGCCTGTGAGGTTCCTGGTGGACTCTGGGGCTCAGGTGTCTGTGGTTCACCCAGCCTTATGGGAGGAGGTCACTGACGCTGACCTGGATACCCTTCGTCCCTTTGACAATGTGGTCAAAGTGGCCAACGGGGCAGAGATGAAGATCTTGGGTGTGTGGGACACAGAAGTGGCCTTGGGCAAGCTGAAGTTGGAGGCCCACTTTCTGGTGGCCAATGCAAGTGCAGAGGAGGCCATTATTGGTACCGACGTGCTGCAGGACCACAATGCCGTGCTGGACTTCGAACACCGCACCTGCACCCTGAAGGGGAAGAAGTTCCGCCTGCTTCCTGTCGGGGGCTCCTTGGAGGATGAGTTTGACCTGGAGCTCATTGAGGAGGAGTCTTCTGCCCCAGAGGCCTCCCACTAA